The following coding sequences lie in one Oceanicola sp. 502str15 genomic window:
- a CDS encoding sugar transporter yields MQGQVLRQVAPQKGAAARVARVAATPSARPARARRRHWGLLLSLLAMVVAPMALAGWYLFTVAEDQYASRLGFSVRKEDTGSAVEILGGITDLTGGSSTNDTDILFEYIQSPNMVRAVMQQVDLVAAYTRPDDPVFSLGEDTRIEAVSDYWTRMVQVYFDRSSHLIEIRVRAFAPEDALAIARAIRAESDRTINALSAVAREDATRYARAERDRALQRLKAARTALTEFRTKHQIVDPEADIRGRMGLLNTLQAELANALIELDLLRQNSRADDPRIVQSERRVLVIRQRISEERARFSQDGDASEEQEAYSRLIGQYEALAVDQKFAEEAYVATLAAYDAAVAEAQRQSRYLATYIEPTAAETPLFPQRWILLLTLLGALATAWTVLTMVYYSLRDRR; encoded by the coding sequence ATGCAGGGGCAGGTTTTGCGACAGGTGGCACCGCAGAAGGGTGCCGCCGCGCGGGTGGCCCGGGTGGCCGCCACGCCAAGCGCCCGCCCCGCCCGCGCCCGGCGTCGGCACTGGGGCCTGCTGTTGTCTCTGCTCGCCATGGTCGTGGCCCCGATGGCCCTTGCCGGGTGGTATCTGTTCACCGTTGCGGAAGACCAATACGCCAGCCGGCTCGGCTTTTCGGTGCGCAAGGAAGACACCGGCAGCGCGGTGGAGATCCTTGGCGGCATCACTGACCTCACCGGCGGCTCCTCGACCAATGACACCGATATCCTGTTCGAATACATCCAGAGCCCCAACATGGTGCGCGCGGTGATGCAGCAGGTCGACCTCGTGGCCGCCTACACCCGGCCGGACGACCCGGTTTTCTCGCTGGGCGAGGACACCCGCATCGAGGCGGTCTCGGACTACTGGACGCGGATGGTGCAGGTGTATTTCGACCGCTCCAGCCACCTGATCGAGATCCGGGTCAGGGCCTTTGCCCCGGAGGATGCGCTGGCCATTGCCCGCGCCATCCGCGCCGAGAGCGACCGCACGATCAATGCCCTCTCCGCCGTGGCCCGCGAGGACGCCACGCGCTATGCCCGCGCCGAGCGGGACCGGGCGCTGCAACGGCTGAAGGCGGCGCGCACGGCGCTGACGGAGTTTCGCACCAAGCACCAGATCGTGGACCCGGAGGCCGATATCCGGGGACGGATGGGGCTGCTGAACACGCTACAGGCCGAGCTGGCCAATGCGCTCATCGAGCTGGACCTGCTGCGCCAGAACAGCCGGGCCGACGACCCGCGGATCGTGCAGTCGGAGCGGCGGGTTCTGGTGATCCGCCAGCGGATCAGCGAAGAGCGCGCCCGGTTCTCGCAGGATGGCGACGCGAGCGAGGAGCAAGAGGCCTACTCGCGGCTCATCGGCCAGTACGAGGCGCTGGCGGTGGACCAGAAGTTTGCCGAGGAGGCCTATGTTGCCACCCTCGCCGCCTATGATGCGGCGGTGGCCGAGGCGCAGCGGCAATCGCGCTACCTTGCCACCTATATCGAGCCGACCGCCGCCGAAACGCCGCTGTTTCCGCAGCGCTGGATCCTGCTGCTGACGCTGCTCGGCGCGCTTGCCACCGCCTGGACCGTGCTGACGATGGTCTACTACTCGCTGCGCGACAGGCGATGA
- a CDS encoding ABC transporter permease — translation MTDDISLTPGQLPPASRPARFRTGRAVAALFIREMSTTYGRNAMGYAWAVLEPVAGIALLSLVFSLAFRAPSLGTNFALFYASGLLPFMAYLDISQKVALSLRFSRQLLHYPGVTFVDALAARFLLNTITQALVLMILLTGIIIAFDLRVILDIPHLALGFGLAVWLALGVGTLNAYLLSSFPTWERSWAILNRPLFILSCVLFVFDDVPQPYQDWLWFNPLIHCVGLVRAGIYATYDASYASVGYVLAVGGVPMALGLLFLRRHHRNIIDRG, via the coding sequence ATGACAGATGATATTTCGTTAACGCCGGGCCAGTTGCCCCCCGCCTCCCGCCCCGCCCGGTTTCGCACCGGGCGGGCGGTGGCCGCGCTGTTCATCCGCGAGATGTCCACCACCTACGGGCGCAACGCCATGGGCTATGCCTGGGCCGTGCTCGAGCCTGTGGCCGGCATCGCCCTGCTGTCGCTGGTGTTTTCCCTGGCCTTCCGGGCGCCCTCGCTCGGCACCAACTTCGCCTTGTTCTACGCCTCCGGCCTGCTGCCCTTCATGGCCTATCTCGACATCAGCCAGAAGGTCGCGCTCTCGCTGCGCTTCTCGCGCCAGCTGCTGCACTATCCCGGCGTCACCTTCGTCGATGCGCTCGCCGCCCGATTCCTGCTCAACACCATCACCCAGGCGCTGGTGCTGATGATCCTGCTCACCGGCATCATCATCGCCTTCGACCTGCGGGTGATTCTCGACATTCCGCATCTCGCCCTAGGCTTCGGCCTCGCGGTCTGGCTCGCGCTGGGGGTGGGCACGCTCAACGCCTATTTGCTCTCCAGCTTCCCCACATGGGAGCGGAGCTGGGCCATTCTCAACCGCCCGCTGTTCATCCTGTCCTGTGTGCTCTTCGTGTTCGATGACGTGCCCCAGCCCTATCAGGACTGGCTCTGGTTCAACCCGCTGATCCACTGCGTCGGTCTGGTGCGGGCCGGGATCTATGCCACCTACGATGCCAGCTATGCCTCGGTCGGCTACGTGCTGGCCGTCGGCGGGGTGCCCATGGCGCTGGGGCTGCTGTTTCTGCGGCGCCATCACCGCAACATCATCGACCGGGGGTAG
- a CDS encoding M10 family metallopeptidase C-terminal domain-containing protein: MELSPQLAISPVYGVLQGAPLTRHLVNDLPDADHQEAADAAAGTGTAYSVTLGDSFAGEIGSGSDVDWVQIELTEGDNLVLTVFGTNGSLAGIENTGLALYDSSGSQLAYNDDAYFTDNGYAYDDTYFSLIEYTVEATGSYFIGVSGVSGVAGFGDSGDYILRTATDMFRTEDIVSQITEFGWGIPTAIGHDENTGDTIRVYLEELTAEGRELALLALEQWSVVTGITFEETADIGASDIDFDDSQPGAFAGPGSYMPSTGVINWANVNVGTGWLSSYGTTVDSYSFLTYMHEIGHALGLMHSGNYNGSATHGVDNHFVNDSTLATVMSYFDMSEAGLASYASVITPMIADIAAVWALYGTPAEVEGGDTTWLANTTVGGLTGTVMGAVWNGAEVSSALFGGGAIAMTVLDTGGIDTFDLSTSIAGNIVDLAEGALSTLGGTDERHAGNLVVIAEGTVIENALGGAGDDEIAGNEAGNALWGMGGDDRLVGRGGDDLLEGRAGDDVMEGDAGSDTLLGGAGRDVLHGGEGGDVLAGGSDRDFLYGGGGNDQMNGGVGHDALWGQTGNDYASGRNGNDVIRGGSGQDWLAGNAGEDALWGGGGHDALYGGTGNDALDGGAGNDVLKGGGDDDWLAGRSGSDVLTGGMGADTFVFTEFDPGDRDRVTDFSSAEGDVLHLGGVPGLTALDQFASLSIGQNGADAEISWAGMTVVLENVSAASLLVSDLEFV, translated from the coding sequence TTGGAGCTTTCTCCCCAGCTTGCGATTTCTCCCGTCTACGGCGTGCTGCAGGGCGCACCGCTGACCCGGCATCTGGTCAACGATCTGCCCGATGCCGACCATCAGGAGGCCGCCGACGCCGCCGCCGGAACGGGCACGGCCTATTCGGTCACGCTGGGCGACAGTTTTGCCGGAGAGATCGGCTCTGGCTCCGATGTGGATTGGGTGCAGATCGAGCTGACCGAGGGCGACAACCTGGTGCTGACGGTGTTCGGCACCAACGGCTCGCTCGCCGGGATCGAGAACACCGGGCTGGCGCTGTATGATTCATCGGGCAGCCAGCTTGCCTACAACGATGACGCCTATTTTACCGACAATGGCTATGCCTATGACGACACCTATTTTTCGCTGATCGAATACACGGTGGAGGCGACGGGCAGCTACTTCATCGGGGTCAGCGGCGTGTCTGGCGTGGCGGGCTTTGGGGACAGTGGCGACTACATCCTGCGCACCGCGACCGACATGTTCCGGACCGAAGACATCGTAAGCCAGATCACCGAGTTCGGCTGGGGCATTCCGACGGCGATCGGGCATGACGAGAACACCGGCGACACGATCCGGGTCTACCTTGAAGAGCTCACCGCGGAGGGCCGGGAGCTGGCGCTGCTGGCGCTGGAGCAGTGGTCGGTGGTGACCGGGATCACCTTTGAGGAAACCGCAGATATAGGCGCATCCGACATTGATTTTGACGATTCCCAACCCGGCGCCTTTGCCGGGCCGGGCTCCTACATGCCGAGCACGGGGGTCATCAACTGGGCCAATGTGAACGTGGGGACCGGGTGGCTCTCGTCCTATGGCACCACGGTCGACAGCTACTCGTTCCTGACCTACATGCACGAGATCGGCCATGCGCTGGGGCTCATGCATTCGGGCAATTACAACGGCAGCGCCACCCACGGGGTCGACAACCACTTCGTCAATGACAGCACGCTGGCGACCGTCATGTCCTACTTCGACATGTCCGAGGCCGGGCTGGCCTCCTATGCCAGCGTCATCACCCCGATGATCGCGGATATCGCCGCCGTCTGGGCGCTTTACGGCACGCCGGCGGAGGTGGAGGGCGGCGATACCACATGGCTGGCCAACACCACCGTGGGCGGGCTGACCGGCACTGTGATGGGGGCGGTGTGGAACGGTGCCGAGGTGTCTTCGGCGCTGTTTGGTGGCGGTGCCATCGCGATGACGGTGCTCGACACCGGCGGGATCGACACCTTCGACCTGTCGACCTCCATCGCCGGCAATATCGTCGACCTTGCGGAGGGCGCCCTGAGCACGCTGGGCGGCACTGACGAGCGCCATGCCGGCAACCTCGTGGTGATCGCGGAGGGCACGGTGATCGAGAACGCGCTGGGCGGGGCTGGCGACGACGAGATTGCGGGCAACGAAGCCGGGAACGCGCTGTGGGGCATGGGCGGGGATGACAGGCTCGTGGGCCGGGGCGGGGACGACCTGCTGGAAGGGCGCGCGGGCGACGACGTGATGGAGGGCGACGCCGGCTCCGACACGCTGCTGGGCGGCGCGGGCCGGGATGTGCTGCACGGCGGCGAGGGTGGCGACGTGCTGGCGGGCGGCTCGGACCGGGACTTTCTCTATGGTGGCGGTGGCAACGACCAGATGAACGGCGGGGTCGGGCATGATGCGCTCTGGGGGCAGACCGGCAATGACTATGCCTCGGGGCGCAACGGCAACGATGTTATCAGGGGCGGCTCCGGGCAGGACTGGCTGGCGGGCAATGCCGGGGAGGACGCGCTCTGGGGCGGCGGCGGTCATGATGCGCTGTATGGCGGCACCGGGAATGACGCGCTCGACGGCGGCGCGGGCAACGATGTGCTGAAGGGCGGTGGCGATGACGACTGGCTTGCGGGCCGGTCGGGCAGCGACGTGCTGACCGGCGGCATGGGGGCGGATACCTTCGTGTTCACCGAGTTCGACCCGGGCGACCGTGACAGGGTGACGGATTTCAGCTCTGCCGAGGGCGACGTGCTGCACCTCGGCGGTGTGCCCGGGCTGACGGCGCTGGACCAGTTTGCCAGCCTGAGCATCGGCCAGAATGGCGCCGATGCCGAGATCAGCTGGGCCGGAATGACCGTGGTGCTCGAGAATGTCTCCGCCGCCTCGCTGCTGGTGAGCGATCTCGAGTTCGTCTGA
- a CDS encoding glycosyltransferase, translating into MAVVMAVFRPDPAQLEAQVASLARQSLRPTLLLCVIADLESGPLVEQVAAGHGLPCELVVPEQGLDAPRAFAAGLAAVVPLIAPGSLIALADQDDIWHPTRIARGAALLADPAVSLVHSNARVVDAEGKVLHPSLFALERRRKAPGLRGLLYRNTVTGMTMLFRRELAQISLPFPGQAGVHFYHDLWLGLLAEATGRVARIDEALVDYRQHGGNAVGAVDRAGGWRLPRMSRKALHHWFRRKATSYALARYLARCVQARMSEAVIGTLLQPGASDTEPLRPYLRRRGLGLPHLADALRLLLVGHPDLARIAASHFTITAGRLAWSLREALGPGLLAALARFDTRLFSLSPGLAPPALDSAGNVVQQELALAPEPPASQRIRPAVEYIDARKRPSWTPRLDAAEPALVLLVPTLNPSEAFAGIATAIDIGIGLAARGHRVRMIATDLPMANPAASREFVDNRAGAAQAGAAARISLHCGITGDHAGPDGPGISHHPGDVFLATAWWTAHVAQRLIRAQPMHHSRFLYLIQDFEPNFYPWGTVYADAAASYAMDYTPIFNTTLLRDHFAALGLCSPQALAFRPSIEVSRYSAGARAPRSGPRRLALYGRPEVERNMFPMAVEALERFLQAEGLGRKEIELVSVGLQHEPVEFSTGARLTSRGKLPWEAYPAFLLGVDLGLSLMYSPHPSHPPIEMAASGVRVVTNSFGGKDLGRLSPAILSAAPTPEALAEALARAWSAGPVPQPMREIDLSVLGLSMDALLERLSAELRPLLATEASAA; encoded by the coding sequence GTGGCGGTTGTTATGGCGGTGTTCCGCCCCGACCCGGCGCAGCTCGAGGCGCAGGTTGCCAGCCTTGCACGGCAAAGCCTGCGGCCCACCCTGCTGCTCTGCGTCATAGCCGACCTCGAGTCGGGGCCGCTGGTGGAGCAGGTGGCGGCAGGGCACGGGCTGCCCTGTGAGCTTGTGGTGCCCGAACAGGGGCTCGATGCGCCCCGCGCCTTTGCCGCCGGTCTGGCCGCCGTGGTGCCGCTGATCGCGCCCGGCAGCCTCATCGCGCTGGCCGATCAGGATGACATCTGGCACCCCACCCGCATTGCCCGCGGGGCCGCGCTTCTGGCCGATCCGGCGGTGAGCCTCGTGCATTCCAACGCCCGTGTGGTGGATGCAGAGGGCAAGGTGCTGCACCCCTCGCTCTTTGCCCTCGAACGGCGGCGCAAGGCTCCGGGGCTGCGCGGCTTGCTCTACCGAAACACCGTCACCGGCATGACCATGTTGTTCCGCCGCGAACTGGCGCAGATCTCGCTGCCCTTCCCGGGGCAGGCCGGGGTGCACTTCTATCACGACCTCTGGCTCGGCCTTCTGGCCGAGGCCACCGGGCGGGTGGCGCGGATCGACGAGGCGCTGGTGGATTATCGCCAGCACGGGGGCAATGCCGTGGGCGCCGTCGACCGCGCCGGCGGGTGGCGCCTGCCGCGGATGTCACGCAAGGCGCTCCACCACTGGTTCCGCCGCAAGGCCACCAGCTACGCCCTCGCCCGCTACCTCGCCCGCTGCGTGCAGGCCCGCATGTCCGAGGCGGTGATCGGCACCCTGCTCCAGCCCGGCGCCTCCGATACCGAGCCGCTGCGGCCCTACCTCAGGCGGCGCGGGCTCGGCCTGCCCCACCTGGCCGACGCGCTGCGCCTCCTGCTCGTAGGCCATCCCGATCTTGCCCGGATCGCCGCAAGCCACTTCACCATCACCGCCGGGCGCCTCGCATGGTCGCTCCGCGAGGCCCTCGGCCCCGGCCTGCTCGCGGCGCTCGCCCGCTTCGATACCCGGCTGTTCTCGCTCTCCCCCGGCCTCGCCCCGCCCGCGCTCGATTCCGCCGGCAACGTCGTGCAGCAGGAGCTTGCCCTTGCTCCCGAGCCCCCCGCCAGCCAGCGTATCCGCCCCGCCGTCGAATACATCGACGCCCGCAAGCGCCCCTCCTGGACCCCGCGGCTCGACGCCGCCGAACCGGCGCTCGTGCTGCTGGTCCCTACCCTCAACCCCTCCGAGGCCTTCGCCGGAATCGCCACCGCGATCGACATCGGCATCGGCCTTGCCGCACGCGGGCACCGCGTCCGGATGATCGCCACCGACCTGCCCATGGCCAACCCCGCCGCCTCCCGCGAGTTCGTCGACAATCGCGCCGGCGCGGCGCAGGCCGGGGCGGCGGCGCGGATCTCCCTGCACTGCGGCATCACCGGCGACCATGCCGGCCCGGACGGCCCCGGCATCTCCCATCACCCCGGCGACGTGTTCCTCGCCACCGCCTGGTGGACGGCCCATGTGGCACAACGGCTGATCCGGGCGCAGCCCATGCACCACAGCCGGTTTCTCTACCTGATCCAGGATTTCGAGCCCAACTTCTATCCCTGGGGCACGGTCTATGCCGATGCCGCCGCCAGCTACGCGATGGATTACACCCCGATCTTCAACACCACCCTCCTGCGTGATCACTTCGCCGCCCTCGGGCTCTGCTCTCCCCAGGCCCTCGCCTTCCGCCCCTCCATCGAGGTGTCGCGCTACTCCGCCGGGGCGCGCGCGCCGCGCAGCGGCCCGCGCCGGCTGGCGCTCTACGGGCGGCCCGAGGTCGAGCGCAACATGTTCCCCATGGCCGTGGAGGCGCTGGAGCGGTTCCTTCAGGCCGAGGGGCTGGGTCGCAAGGAGATCGAGCTGGTCTCGGTCGGGCTCCAGCACGAGCCGGTCGAGTTTTCCACCGGGGCGCGGCTGACTAGCCGGGGCAAGCTCCCGTGGGAGGCCTATCCGGCCTTCCTCCTCGGCGTCGATCTGGGCCTGTCCCTGATGTATTCGCCCCACCCCAGCCACCCGCCGATCGAAATGGCGGCCTCCGGGGTGCGGGTCGTCACCAACAGCTTTGGCGGCAAGGATCTGGGGCGCCTGTCGCCCGCCATCCTCTCTGCCGCCCCCACCCCTGAGGCCCTGGCCGAGGCGCTCGCGCGCGCATGGTCGGCCGGCCCGGTTCCCCAGCCGATGCGCGAGATCGACCTCTCGGTGCTCGGCCTTTCCATGGACGCGCTGCTCGAACGGCTCTCCGCCGAGCTGCGCCCGCTCTTGGCAACGGAGGCCAGCGCAGCATGA
- a CDS encoding glycosyltransferase: MTPDSQNGALGYAASHPSPPVTVLMAVHRGAPHLQDQLDSLAGQQHPNWRLVASIDGADDGCAEILDRHPARDRIRRITGPGQGSAANFLHLMRQVAPGAYWAFSDQDDVWLPHKLARAIAELETVSWNRPAMYHSRSLVTDQALENRRISPARPKPPSFANAVVQNIAGGNTIVLNPAATRLAQSAARHVGEVPVHDWWLYQLITGAGGIVLHDDAPGLLYRQHGANLIGANDGMRARARRLNMVLDGTYRRWMETNLKAMAACAPHFTPENRRLLRRLGSARRQPLAVRMKMLRELGIHRQTQFASSLMWLSVVLGRF; this comes from the coding sequence GTGACACCGGATTCTCAGAACGGCGCGCTGGGCTATGCGGCCTCTCACCCGTCGCCGCCTGTCACCGTGCTGATGGCGGTGCATCGCGGAGCACCCCATCTGCAGGACCAGCTCGACAGTCTCGCCGGCCAGCAGCACCCAAACTGGCGCCTTGTCGCCAGCATCGACGGCGCCGACGACGGCTGCGCGGAGATTCTCGACCGCCACCCCGCGCGCGACCGGATCCGCCGGATCACCGGGCCGGGGCAGGGCTCGGCGGCGAATTTTCTGCACCTGATGCGGCAGGTCGCGCCGGGGGCCTATTGGGCGTTTTCGGATCAGGACGACGTCTGGCTGCCGCACAAGCTGGCGCGCGCGATTGCCGAGCTCGAGACGGTGAGCTGGAACCGGCCGGCGATGTATCACAGCCGTAGCCTTGTCACCGATCAGGCGCTCGAAAACCGCCGGATCTCGCCCGCCCGCCCGAAGCCGCCGAGCTTTGCCAATGCGGTGGTCCAGAACATCGCGGGCGGCAATACGATCGTGCTCAACCCCGCGGCCACCCGGCTTGCCCAGTCGGCGGCGCGGCACGTGGGGGAGGTGCCGGTGCATGACTGGTGGCTCTACCAGCTCATCACCGGCGCGGGCGGCATCGTGCTGCATGATGACGCGCCGGGCCTGCTCTATCGCCAGCACGGTGCCAACCTGATCGGCGCGAATGACGGCATGAGGGCGCGTGCGCGACGGCTGAACATGGTGCTCGACGGCACCTATCGCCGCTGGATGGAAACCAACCTGAAGGCGATGGCGGCCTGTGCGCCCCATTTCACCCCGGAGAACCGGCGACTGCTGCGCCGCCTCGGCTCGGCCCGCCGCCAGCCGCTGGCGGTGCGGATGAAGATGCTGCGCGAGCTGGGTATTCACCGGCAGACGCAGTTTGCCAGCTCGCTGATGTGGCTTTCGGTCGTGCTCGGGCGGTTCTGA
- the rfbA gene encoding glucose-1-phosphate thymidylyltransferase RfbA → MTERKGIILAGGTGSRLYPITIGVSKQLLPIYDKPMIYYPISVLMLSGIREIAVITTPEDAGQFRRLLGDGSQWGLTFTYIAQPSPDGLAQAFILAEDFLAGAASALVLGDNIFFGHALPTMLASADSKPSGGTVFGYRVADPERYGVVDFDAAGKVRAIIEKPAQPPSNYAVTGLYFVDGTAPERARRVQPSARGELEITSLLESYLADGDLDVELMGRGYAWLDTGTHGSLLDAGNFVRTLEVRQGLQTGSLEEIAFSKGWITRETLICRAEMFAKNDYGTYLSALLP, encoded by the coding sequence ATGACGGAACGCAAGGGCATCATTCTGGCCGGGGGCACCGGCTCGCGGCTCTATCCGATCACCATCGGCGTCTCCAAGCAGCTCCTGCCGATCTACGACAAGCCGATGATCTACTACCCGATCTCGGTGCTGATGCTGTCGGGCATCCGCGAGATTGCGGTGATCACCACGCCGGAGGACGCCGGGCAGTTCCGGCGGCTGCTGGGCGACGGCAGCCAGTGGGGCCTGACCTTCACCTACATCGCCCAGCCCTCGCCGGACGGATTGGCGCAGGCCTTCATCCTGGCCGAGGATTTTCTGGCCGGGGCCGCCTCGGCGCTGGTGCTGGGCGACAACATCTTTTTCGGCCACGCCCTGCCCACCATGCTCGCCAGCGCCGACAGCAAGCCCTCCGGCGGCACTGTCTTCGGCTACCGGGTGGCGGACCCGGAGCGCTACGGGGTGGTGGATTTCGACGCGGCGGGCAAGGTTCGGGCGATCATCGAGAAACCCGCGCAGCCGCCCTCCAACTACGCCGTGACCGGGCTGTACTTTGTCGACGGCACCGCCCCCGAACGCGCCCGGCGGGTGCAGCCCTCGGCCCGGGGCGAGCTGGAGATCACCTCGCTGCTGGAAAGCTACCTTGCGGATGGCGACCTCGACGTGGAGCTGATGGGACGCGGCTATGCCTGGCTCGACACCGGCACCCACGGCAGCCTGCTCGACGCGGGAAATTTCGTGCGCACGCTGGAGGTGCGGCAGGGGCTGCAGACCGGCTCGCTGGAGGAGATCGCCTTCAGCAAGGGCTGGATCACCCGGGAAACCCTGATCTGCCGGGCAGAGATGTTCGCCAAGAACGACTACGGCACCTACCTGAGCGCACTGCTGCCCTGA
- the rfbB gene encoding dTDP-glucose 4,6-dehydratase has protein sequence MKLLVTGGAGFIGSAVVRRAIADGHEVVNLDALTYAACLANLASVADDPCYSFVKADIRDRAALDAALARHRPDAIMHLAAESHVDRSIDGPASFIETNVLGTFHLLEAARAYWQAEGQPEGFRFHHVSTDEVFGSLGAEGQFTEATPYDPRSPYSASKASSDHLVRAWHETYGLPVVMTNCSNNYGPFHFPEKLVPVVILNALEGRPIPVYGRGENVRDWLYVEDHADALLAVIRRGAPGRSYNIGGENEACNIDLVRMICALLDEARPAPSPREELITFVADRPGHDLRYAIDPSRIATELGWRPSVTLEEGLRRTVAWFLDNEPWWQALRDRAGLGQRLGLSA, from the coding sequence ATGAAGCTGCTGGTGACGGGCGGCGCGGGGTTCATCGGCTCGGCGGTGGTGCGACGGGCCATTGCCGATGGGCACGAGGTGGTGAACCTCGATGCGCTGACCTATGCGGCCTGCCTCGCCAACCTCGCCAGCGTGGCAGATGACCCGTGCTACAGCTTCGTGAAGGCCGACATCCGCGACCGCGCCGCGCTCGACGCGGCGCTCGCCCGGCACCGGCCGGATGCGATCATGCACCTCGCCGCCGAAAGCCACGTCGACCGCTCCATCGACGGGCCCGCCAGCTTCATCGAGACCAATGTGCTCGGCACCTTCCACCTGCTCGAAGCCGCCCGCGCCTACTGGCAGGCCGAGGGGCAGCCCGAGGGCTTCCGGTTTCATCACGTCAGCACCGATGAGGTCTTCGGCTCGCTCGGCGCGGAAGGCCAGTTCACCGAGGCCACGCCTTACGACCCGCGCAGCCCCTACAGCGCCTCCAAGGCCAGCTCCGACCACCTCGTGCGCGCCTGGCACGAAACCTACGGCCTGCCCGTGGTGATGACCAATTGTTCCAACAATTACGGGCCTTTCCACTTCCCCGAAAAGCTGGTGCCGGTGGTGATCCTGAATGCGCTGGAGGGCCGGCCGATCCCGGTTTACGGGCGCGGCGAGAACGTGCGCGACTGGCTCTACGTCGAAGATCACGCCGACGCCCTGCTGGCGGTGATCCGGCGCGGCGCGCCGGGCCGGAGCTACAACATTGGCGGCGAAAACGAGGCCTGCAACATCGACCTCGTGCGGATGATCTGCGCCCTGCTCGACGAGGCCCGCCCGGCACCGAGCCCGCGCGAAGAGCTCATCACCTTCGTCGCCGACCGGCCCGGCCACGACCTGCGCTATGCGATCGACCCGAGCCGCATCGCCACCGAGCTGGGCTGGCGCCCGAGCGTGACACTGGAAGAAGGGCTGCGGCGCACCGTGGCCTGGTTTCTCGACAATGAACCCTGGTGGCAGGCGCTGCGCGACCGCGCCGGCCTGGGCCAGCGGCTGGGTTTATCCGCCTGA
- the rfbC gene encoding dTDP-4-dehydrorhamnose 3,5-epimerase: protein MKIENIPLPGVVVITPRRFGDHRGFFAETYSRPKLAEAGIDTVFVQDNHSLSRSAPTLRGLHFQAPPRAQDKLVRCGRGALFDVAVDIRRGSPTYGKWFGVELTEENGVQLFLPAGFAHGFVTRVPDTEIIYKCSDTYAPETEGALAWNDPDIGIDWGLGGAAPVLSDKDAAAPPLVGFESPFAWEGGA, encoded by the coding sequence ATGAAGATCGAAAACATCCCCCTGCCCGGCGTCGTCGTCATCACCCCGCGCCGCTTTGGCGACCATCGCGGCTTCTTTGCCGAAACCTACTCGCGGCCTAAGCTGGCTGAGGCCGGGATCGACACGGTTTTCGTGCAGGACAACCATTCGCTCTCCCGCAGCGCGCCAACCCTGCGGGGGCTGCACTTTCAGGCCCCGCCCCGGGCGCAGGACAAGCTGGTGCGCTGCGGCCGCGGTGCCCTGTTCGACGTGGCGGTCGATATCCGCCGGGGCAGCCCGACCTATGGCAAGTGGTTCGGCGTGGAGCTGACCGAGGAGAACGGCGTGCAGCTGTTTTTGCCCGCCGGCTTTGCCCATGGCTTCGTGACCCGGGTGCCCGACACCGAGATCATCTACAAATGCTCCGACACCTACGCCCCCGAAACCGAGGGCGCGCTGGCCTGGAACGACCCGGATATCGGCATCGACTGGGGCCTCGGCGGTGCCGCGCCCGTGCTCTCGGACAAGGACGCCGCCGCCCCGCCGCTCGTCGGGTTCGAAAGCCCCTTTGCATGGGAGGGCGGAGCATGA